Within the uncultured Fusobacterium sp. genome, the region AAGAAAAATTTGTATTAAATCCTTTTGCTGCAAGTAAACATAGAGAGATAAATAAAGAAAATATAAAAAAGATAATAGAGTGTATATTATTAAAAGAAAATAGAGTAGTATTTTTAATAGGAGAAAAGAGTAAAGAAAAAGAGATATTAGAGATAATAGAAAAATATTCAAATAAAGTTATTTATCCTGCATTAGATAACATAATGGAAACAGCTTACTTAGTGAAAAAATCAGATTGGATAATTACCCCAGATACTTCTATAGTTCATATAGCAGCAGCCTTTAAAAAAAGATTGATAGCAATATATAGAGTAGACAACTCTGATAATAATCAAGTAAATAAGGATTTATGGGCACCTAATTATGAAAATGGAAAACAAATTTTTTCTATTGATTTAGATGCAAAATTTGGTGAAGAATCAGATATAAATAAATTTGATATAAAAGAGATAGATAAGATAATAAACAATTAAAATATAGGGGAGAATATGGGTAAAATAAGAATTTTTAAAACATCATATTTAAAAAGAAAAATAAAAGAGTATTTAGTTAAAATTAGTTTACTAGATTACAAATTTTTTTCAAAGAAAAAAGAGAGTAAAAATATATTAATTATTACTCTTGATGCTTTGGGAGATAATATTGTAAAAAGTAGAACAATAGAGATTTTAGCTGAAAAATATGGGAAAGAGAATACTTATATTTTATGTAAAAGTAAATGGAAATCAATATATGAATTGCAAGGATATAAAAATATTTATGTAGATGAAACTAAATGGAATATTTTTTATAAAATAAATCAATATAGAAAATTAAATAAAATTGGATTTGAAACAGTTGCTATAATGAACCATTCATATTTACCAGAAGAAGCTGATTATATCTATAGTGGAGTAAAATATGATATGTCAGAAAATGTAGAGTATATACTAGAGAAACATATAATTTTACTAGAAAAAATATTTAAAAGAAAATTTACTTTGGAAGAAGTAAAACCAGATATAAGAAAATATTTCTCTGAAACTAAATACAAAGATATAATAAGTATAGCTATTGGAACAGCTGATTATGTAAAAACACCAACATATAAAAATTTAAAAGAATATATAGAAAAAATATTAAAATTAAATTTAAATAAAAAAATATATTTATTAGGTAGTGGAGAAAAACAAAGAGAAGTAGCTAAAAAATTAAAAAAGGAAATTCAATCAAATGAGATAGTTGATTGTATTGATAAATTAGAGTTAATAGAGGTAATACAAGTAATAAAAGATTCTGATTTATTTATAGGTGGAGATTCTGGATTATATAATATTGCTTTCAGTTTAAAGAAAAAATCAATATGTTTACATTGGAGTAAACTAAGAACACCATGGGAACATCAAGAACAATATATTAAAATATTGAAAGGGAATGGTGGAGAAGAATATATCGATAAGAAATATGGAACTGATATATTAAATAGTATTACATTTGAGCAAATAGAAAAAAGTATAAAAAAATTATTAGAGGATTAAGAAAATGAAAAAAAATATTTTATTTAGAAGTGGAAGTTTAAGAATGGGAGGACTTGAAAGAGTTCTTATAGAAGTTCTTCAAACGATTGATAAGGAAAAATATAATATTTCGTTGATAATTGATGATGATTGTGGAGAAGATAATATTTTTGAAAAAGATATTCCTAAAGAGATAAAATATTATTTTTTAAAATCACAAGATTTGATACAAAAAACAGAATATTATAAAGAAAAAAGAAAAAATATCTTTTATAAACTAATGTATAATTTATATATGAATTTAGAGACTTTTATAATGTGTAGAGAAAGCAAAAAGATTTTAAAAGAAATAGGAGAAGTAGATGTATTAATTGATTTTGATGCAGGAGCTTCTAAATATATAGATAAATTAAACGTTAAAAAGAAAATAGTATGGATCCATAATTCTATTCCTAAATTAAAAAAGAAAAAGTCTAAGATAGAGAGATTTGGAAAAAGATTAGAAAAATATGATAAAGTAGTTGCAATTTGTGATGAGATGAAGAAAGAATTGCAAGAGATTTATCCTAAAATTAAAGAAAAAATTATAAGAATATATAATCCATTTAATTTTGAAAGAATAGAAAAACTAAAGAATGATGATATAGATTTAACAGATAATGATAGAAAGTTATTAGAAAGAAAATATATAGTAGCTATTGCTAGATTAGATAGTGTCCAAAAAGATTTTTCAACATTAATTAAGGCTTTTAAAATAGTTAAAGAAAAAGGAGTAGAAGAAAAGCTATATATTATAGGAGATGGACCTTCAAGAAAAGAAATAGAGCAAGAAATAAAAAAAATGGGGCTAGAAAAAGAAATTTTATTGCTTGGAAATAGAAAAAATCCATATATTTGGTTAAAAAATTCTTTATTTTTTGTGCATAGTTCAAAATATGAAGGATTACCAACAGTATTAATAGAAGCGTTAATTTGTGATAAAATGATAATCTCTTCAAATTGTCCAACAGGTCCTAAAGAAATATTAAAAAATGAAAGTTGTGGAGAATTATTTGAAGTAGGTAACTATAATCAGTTGTCAAATTTGTTAGAAAAATACATTTTAAATAAAGAAAGTAAAAATAAATTTTTACAAGAAATATTAAAAAGAAAAGAAGAATTTAATAAAGAAAAAGTTATTAAAGAGTATGAAAAGTTAATTGATAATATTTAAAGCATGAAAAAGGAGAAGAGGATGGAAGTAAAAGAGAATAAATATAAAGAATGGAAGATATATTCTCCTTTTGGTAAAGAAGAAGTATTATTAGAAAATATAGGAAAGAGAATAATTGATAATGATTTTAAATTAATTAAAATATTGAAAGATACTAAAAGAAATTATGTAGCGATAATTGAAATAGAAAAAACAAAATATATTTTAAAAGAATTTCGTTCAGAAGTAATTATTCCTCAAAGACATATTCAAACAATTTTCAAAGATGGTGAAGCTTTAACAACATTAAAAAATGGTCTAGAAGCAATAGAAGAAGGAATTGATGAATTAGTAAAACCTTTAATTGCCTTAGTAAAGAAAAATTGGATGATAGAAAAAAGTTATCTACTTATGGAATATATAGAAGGTTCACGTATAGAAACAAAAGAAGATGTAGATAAAATAATAAAATTAATAAAAAAAGTTCATCAATTAGGAAGATATCATGGAGATTTAAATACTTCAAATTTTATAAAATTAAATAATGAAATAAAAATGATTGATACACAAATAAAAAAAGAAAAAATCCTTTTTTTTAAAAGGGCATATGATATTTTTACATTGGAAGAAGATATTTTAGTTTCAAGATATTTATTTTATGATGTGGAAAAGGAATATGGAAATATAAGGAAAGGATTAGGATATTTTATAGCTAAAAGTATAAAGAATATAAAAAAATTAAAAATAATTAATATAATAAAAAAACAAAAGAAAAAATTGAGAAATAAAGGTTGGAAAATATAAAAATCTATGAATAAAAAATATAAAGAAGGAAAATCAATGAAGAAGAAAAAAATATTATTTTATACAAGTGGAATAGGATTAGGTGGAGTAGAAAAAGTTTTATTAGAATTATTAAAGTTTATTGATAAAGAAAAA harbors:
- a CDS encoding glycosyltransferase family 9 protein; this translates as MGKIRIFKTSYLKRKIKEYLVKISLLDYKFFSKKKESKNILIITLDALGDNIVKSRTIEILAEKYGKENTYILCKSKWKSIYELQGYKNIYVDETKWNIFYKINQYRKLNKIGFETVAIMNHSYLPEEADYIYSGVKYDMSENVEYILEKHIILLEKIFKRKFTLEEVKPDIRKYFSETKYKDIISIAIGTADYVKTPTYKNLKEYIEKILKLNLNKKIYLLGSGEKQREVAKKLKKEIQSNEIVDCIDKLELIEVIQVIKDSDLFIGGDSGLYNIAFSLKKKSICLHWSKLRTPWEHQEQYIKILKGNGGEEYIDKKYGTDILNSITFEQIEKSIKKLLED
- a CDS encoding glycosyltransferase, whose product is MKKNILFRSGSLRMGGLERVLIEVLQTIDKEKYNISLIIDDDCGEDNIFEKDIPKEIKYYFLKSQDLIQKTEYYKEKRKNIFYKLMYNLYMNLETFIMCRESKKILKEIGEVDVLIDFDAGASKYIDKLNVKKKIVWIHNSIPKLKKKKSKIERFGKRLEKYDKVVAICDEMKKELQEIYPKIKEKIIRIYNPFNFERIEKLKNDDIDLTDNDRKLLERKYIVAIARLDSVQKDFSTLIKAFKIVKEKGVEEKLYIIGDGPSRKEIEQEIKKMGLEKEILLLGNRKNPYIWLKNSLFFVHSSKYEGLPTVLIEALICDKMIISSNCPTGPKEILKNESCGELFEVGNYNQLSNLLEKYILNKESKNKFLQEILKRKEEFNKEKVIKEYEKLIDNI
- a CDS encoding lipopolysaccharide core heptose(II) kinase RfaY; translation: MEVKENKYKEWKIYSPFGKEEVLLENIGKRIIDNDFKLIKILKDTKRNYVAIIEIEKTKYILKEFRSEVIIPQRHIQTIFKDGEALTTLKNGLEAIEEGIDELVKPLIALVKKNWMIEKSYLLMEYIEGSRIETKEDVDKIIKLIKKVHQLGRYHGDLNTSNFIKLNNEIKMIDTQIKKEKILFFKRAYDIFTLEEDILVSRYLFYDVEKEYGNIRKGLGYFIAKSIKNIKKLKIINIIKKQKKKLRNKGWKI